From a single Nostoc edaphicum CCNP1411 genomic region:
- a CDS encoding ABC transporter substrate-binding protein, whose product MAIAIAIIACQSLQLPSKPLTSTAVTIKLSGWGGSPVEQKLLRQVLQDFEAQYPTIKVKYEVISDQYMDVIKTRLVGEAAPDVFYLDALEAPFLMSQNVLEPLDSYITTKFDLVDFEDTLLNSFKYQNQIYGLPKDYSTLALFYNKKAFAFAGLSNPPATWDELRNYSKQLTGKLNKYGFGEIPELARQAYKIKAFGGQLVDQNGSATFASEAGLQGLELVVNQYQKDRSSAQKSDVGTNSGSEMFGQSKVAMVIEGNWAIPYLTETFPQVEFGTAPVPTINDKKGTMVFTVAYVMNKQAQHKAEAWELISYLTGKEGMQKWTGTGFALPTRKSVAKNLGYDQDPLRSPLVAGVNYATPWQVGKYPSAIVNNFDNQFVSALLGQQPLKQAMLKAQNEANQQIKAMD is encoded by the coding sequence ATGGCGATCGCGATCGCTATTATTGCTTGTCAAAGCTTACAATTACCAAGCAAACCCTTAACATCTACCGCAGTCACTATTAAACTCAGTGGTTGGGGAGGTTCTCCCGTTGAGCAAAAGCTCTTGAGACAAGTACTGCAAGACTTTGAGGCACAATATCCAACCATTAAGGTCAAATATGAGGTAATTTCCGACCAATACATGGATGTAATCAAAACTCGTTTGGTTGGGGAAGCTGCGCCCGATGTTTTTTATCTAGATGCGCTGGAAGCTCCTTTCTTGATGAGTCAAAATGTCTTGGAACCGTTAGATAGTTATATCACTACCAAATTTGACTTAGTAGACTTCGAGGATACCCTACTCAACAGTTTTAAATATCAGAACCAGATTTACGGTCTTCCCAAAGACTATTCCACCCTTGCTCTGTTTTATAACAAAAAAGCCTTCGCCTTTGCAGGCTTGAGTAATCCACCAGCGACTTGGGATGAATTACGTAACTACTCGAAACAATTGACAGGCAAACTTAACAAATACGGCTTTGGAGAAATTCCAGAATTAGCGCGTCAAGCTTATAAAATTAAAGCCTTTGGTGGACAACTTGTTGATCAAAATGGTTCTGCTACCTTTGCCAGTGAAGCAGGTTTACAGGGTTTAGAGTTGGTAGTAAACCAGTATCAAAAAGACCGCTCCTCTGCCCAAAAATCTGATGTGGGGACAAACTCAGGTAGTGAAATGTTTGGTCAGAGTAAAGTGGCAATGGTGATTGAAGGTAACTGGGCAATTCCCTATTTAACTGAAACCTTTCCGCAAGTAGAGTTTGGTACTGCACCAGTGCCTACTATTAATGACAAAAAAGGCACGATGGTATTTACAGTTGCCTATGTAATGAATAAGCAAGCACAACACAAAGCCGAAGCCTGGGAGTTGATTTCTTATCTCACAGGAAAAGAAGGAATGCAAAAGTGGACAGGAACAGGGTTTGCTTTGCCAACACGTAAATCAGTAGCAAAGAATTTGGGCTATGACCAAGATCCATTGCGATCGCCATTAGTAGCGGGAGTAAATTATGCTACACCGTGGCAGGTAGGGAAATATCCAAGTGCGATCGTTAATAACTTTGATAACCAATTCGTCAGCGCCTTGTTGGGACAACAACCATTAAAGCAGGCGATGCTGAAAGCACAGAATGAAGCTAATCAGCAGATTAAAGCGATGGATTGA
- a CDS encoding MFS transporter, with amino-acid sequence MDSVQVETTAPLTLEFPQIALPPTAISPNSRIPKDTIRTSLKASTADSVLASVYSLGTGGILLSNLLVELGASPVVFGMLCSIPMLVNLIQPLGAYLSERSTSRFQYSLRTHGIGRLLWLILVIGIASASWGVVDTQQLVILTLLIVLFSNLLGGLGTASWLSWVAMIVPRRLRGRYFGLRSSAASLTNLVCVPIAGLLVSHWYGGSLQGYGLVLLVSVVFGIMGLGCQYFQVDMNPRSQNTYYGKLTQTSEIQSEVVKDESSEVAQSIDPPQNQLANSVWKNSNFLIFLLYFSFWTLAVNLSSPFFNLYMLDTLDLDVSYVTIYNSLQAGATLLMLILWGKLADKIGNRPILISIGILVAATPLLWLGISVNCLDIWLWLPLLHILIGGTWAAIDLCNNNIQLAIAPTQNQSIYFAIAAAVAGVSGALGTTIGSFIVQFAQSGGLLTLFVLSGLFRLVALVPLMFLQEPGRG; translated from the coding sequence ATGGATTCTGTTCAGGTTGAAACAACTGCGCCACTGACTCTGGAATTTCCCCAGATTGCCTTACCACCAACAGCAATCTCTCCAAACTCTCGAATTCCCAAGGATACTATTCGCACTAGTTTAAAAGCTTCTACTGCGGATTCTGTCTTAGCATCGGTTTACTCCCTTGGAACTGGCGGGATTTTACTCAGCAATTTATTGGTGGAATTAGGTGCTAGTCCAGTGGTATTTGGGATGCTTTGCTCTATCCCTATGTTGGTCAATCTTATTCAGCCGTTGGGTGCTTATTTGTCGGAACGCAGCACCAGCCGTTTTCAATATTCGCTTCGGACACACGGAATTGGTCGGCTGCTATGGCTAATTTTAGTAATTGGTATTGCCAGCGCCAGTTGGGGAGTGGTTGATACTCAACAGCTAGTCATATTGACACTCTTGATTGTTCTATTCAGTAATCTTTTGGGAGGACTAGGAACTGCATCGTGGCTAAGTTGGGTGGCAATGATAGTTCCCCGACGATTGCGAGGTAGGTATTTTGGGCTACGCAGTAGCGCCGCTAGTCTAACTAATTTGGTTTGCGTACCAATAGCCGGTCTACTTGTATCACATTGGTATGGAGGATCTCTACAAGGTTATGGGTTAGTTCTACTGGTAAGCGTTGTCTTTGGAATTATGGGATTGGGGTGTCAATATTTCCAGGTGGATATGAATCCGCGATCGCAAAACACTTATTATGGCAAGTTAACTCAAACAAGTGAGATTCAATCAGAGGTTGTAAAAGATGAATCTTCTGAAGTCGCTCAATCAATTGATCCACCACAAAACCAATTAGCTAACAGTGTTTGGAAAAACTCTAACTTTTTGATATTTCTGCTGTATTTCAGCTTTTGGACACTTGCTGTTAACCTCAGCAGTCCTTTTTTTAACCTCTATATGCTGGATACGCTGGATTTAGATGTAAGTTACGTGACTATCTACAACAGCCTCCAGGCGGGGGCAACTTTGCTGATGCTCATCCTGTGGGGAAAATTAGCAGACAAGATAGGTAATCGTCCCATCCTCATTTCTATTGGGATTTTGGTTGCAGCGACACCACTGCTGTGGCTGGGGATTAGTGTTAATTGCCTTGATATTTGGCTGTGGTTGCCACTATTGCACATCTTGATTGGAGGGACTTGGGCGGCAATTGACTTGTGCAACAACAATATACAATTAGCGATCGCACCAACTCAAAATCAGTCTATCTATTTTGCGATCGCAGCTGCCGTTGCTGGAGTAAGTGGTGCTTTAGGCACAACTATAGGCAGTTTCATCGTCCAATTTGCCCAGTCTGGAGGTTTACTAACCTTGTTTGTCCTCTCTGGTCTATTCCGACTAGTAGCCCTTGTTCCACTCATGTTTCTCCAAGAGCCAGGGAGAGGATGA
- the accD gene encoding acetyl-CoA carboxylase, carboxyltransferase subunit beta, with protein sequence MANNEESRGLKSLFDWFANRRKSGSTSLERQEREIADGLWHKCSKCGVLAYTKDLKANQMVCIECGHHNRVDSDERIRQLIDHNTWKPLDEHLRPTDPLEFRDRKLYSDRLRETQDKIGLIDAVRTGLGQINGLPIALGVMDFRFMGGSMGSVVGERLTRMIEQATQRRYPVVIICTSGGARMQEGMLSLMQMAKISAALQRHKDARLLYIPVLTNPTTGGVTASFAMLGDIILAEPKATIGFAGRRVIEQTLREKLPENFQTAEDLLQHGFVDDIVPRTQLKNTLAQLIALHQPVLTTPHMVLWETMSLTSTAAE encoded by the coding sequence ATGGCTAACAACGAAGAATCACGTGGTTTAAAGTCTCTATTTGATTGGTTTGCAAATCGACGGAAGTCAGGATCTACCAGCCTCGAACGCCAAGAGCGTGAAATTGCTGATGGTTTGTGGCATAAATGTTCTAAGTGCGGCGTGTTGGCATATACAAAAGACCTGAAAGCCAATCAGATGGTTTGTATCGAATGTGGTCACCACAATCGGGTAGACAGCGATGAGCGCATCCGTCAATTGATAGATCACAATACCTGGAAACCGCTGGATGAGCATTTGCGTCCAACTGATCCGCTAGAATTTCGCGATCGCAAACTCTACAGCGATCGCTTGCGGGAAACACAAGATAAAATTGGCTTAATAGACGCAGTTAGAACTGGTTTGGGTCAAATTAATGGTTTGCCCATTGCCCTTGGGGTTATGGACTTCCGCTTCATGGGTGGTAGTATGGGTTCGGTTGTGGGAGAAAGACTCACTCGGATGATTGAGCAAGCCACTCAACGACGCTATCCTGTAGTTATCATCTGTACCTCCGGTGGCGCCAGGATGCAAGAAGGTATGCTCTCTTTGATGCAGATGGCGAAAATCTCCGCAGCCTTACAGCGCCATAAAGACGCCCGATTATTATATATTCCAGTTTTGACCAATCCGACAACGGGCGGCGTTACCGCTAGTTTTGCAATGTTGGGCGATATAATTTTGGCAGAACCCAAGGCAACCATTGGTTTTGCTGGTCGGCGAGTGATTGAGCAAACCCTGCGGGAAAAACTACCCGAAAATTTCCAGACTGCTGAAGATTTGCTCCAGCATGGTTTTGTCGATGATATCGTACCCCGTACCCAATTAAAGAACACCCTAGCCCAGCTGATTGCTCTACACCAGCCTGTATTAACAACACCTCACATGGTGTTGTGGGAAACAATGTCCTTGACTTCTACCGCCGCAGAATAG
- a CDS encoding prepilin peptidase: MDILFAIPASVIVFALGASIGSFLNVIVYRLPAGLSILWPPSRCPKCLNQLKAYDNVPVFGWISLRGRCRYCKSKISVRYPVVEGVTGIIFLLIFLVFQVSILTIGYWAFCSWLLALSLIDLDTMTLPNPLTQSGLVLGILFQMVVGFLPEASLVALVNHLMMAIVGAVLGLWLFDAIALLGSIAFGKTAMGAGDAKLAAMMGAWLGWKYLLLASFIACALGALIGSGVIIRRRKAANQETSRQKLGQKMPFGPFLALGSVITLFSGEAILSSYLRLFFPAS; this comes from the coding sequence ATGGACATTTTGTTCGCCATTCCGGCGAGTGTAATAGTCTTTGCTTTAGGTGCATCTATTGGTAGTTTTCTCAATGTTATTGTTTATCGGTTACCTGCTGGGTTGTCAATTCTTTGGCCGCCTTCTCGTTGTCCTAAATGCTTAAACCAGCTAAAAGCTTACGACAATGTACCAGTATTCGGCTGGATTTCCTTAAGAGGGCGGTGTCGATATTGCAAAAGCAAAATTTCTGTCCGTTATCCTGTGGTAGAAGGGGTAACGGGCATAATTTTTTTACTGATTTTTTTGGTATTTCAAGTTTCGATTTTAACAATAGGCTATTGGGCTTTTTGCAGTTGGTTATTAGCGCTATCACTTATCGATCTAGATACAATGACCCTACCTAATCCACTTACTCAGTCGGGTTTAGTGCTAGGGATTTTGTTTCAAATGGTGGTTGGTTTTTTACCAGAAGCTAGTTTAGTAGCATTGGTAAATCACCTGATGATGGCCATAGTTGGTGCAGTATTGGGCTTATGGCTGTTTGATGCGATCGCCCTACTGGGTTCAATTGCCTTTGGTAAAACTGCAATGGGTGCAGGTGACGCCAAGTTAGCAGCCATGATGGGAGCCTGGTTAGGCTGGAAATATTTACTCTTGGCTAGTTTTATTGCCTGTGCGCTGGGAGCCTTAATTGGCAGTGGTGTTATTATACGTAGACGCAAAGCCGCAAATCAAGAAACATCGCGACAAAAGTTAGGACAAAAAATGCCTTTTGGCCCTTTTCTGGCTTTAGGATCTGTGATTACCCTCTTTAGCGGCGAAGCTATTTTGTCAAGCTACCTGCGGTTATTTTTTCCAGCGTCTTGA
- the leuB gene encoding 3-isopropylmalate dehydrogenase, whose protein sequence is MTQNYRITLLPGDGIGPEIMAVAVDVLKVVGKQFDLKFEFQEALIGGAAIDATGEPLPSATLEACRNSDAVLLAAIGGYKWDSLPSNLRPEAGLLGLRAGLGLFANLRPAKILPQLIDASTLKREVVEGVDIMVVRELTGGIYFGKPKGIFAAENGEKRGVNTMVYTESEIERIGRVAFEAARKRGGKLCSVDKANVLEVSQLWRDRITQLSQEYPDIELSHLYVDNAAMQLVRAPKQFDTIVTGNLFGDILSDAAAMLTGSIGMLPSASLGASGPGVFEPVHGSAPDIAGQDKANPLAQVLSAAMMLRYGLDQPKAADHIEQAVLQVLEQGDRTGDIISPGKNLLGCRAMGDSLIKAIEQK, encoded by the coding sequence ATGACCCAGAACTACCGCATTACACTACTCCCCGGCGATGGCATTGGCCCTGAAATTATGGCAGTGGCGGTAGATGTGCTGAAAGTCGTAGGCAAGCAATTTGATCTGAAGTTTGAATTTCAAGAAGCCCTCATCGGTGGTGCAGCAATTGATGCCACAGGGGAACCCCTACCATCTGCTACTCTCGAAGCTTGCCGTAACAGTGATGCTGTATTACTAGCTGCCATTGGTGGTTATAAGTGGGATTCCTTACCATCCAATTTACGCCCAGAAGCAGGTTTGTTAGGACTACGTGCCGGTTTAGGATTATTTGCCAATTTACGCCCAGCGAAAATTTTGCCCCAGCTAATCGACGCCTCGACTTTGAAACGCGAAGTTGTGGAAGGCGTGGATATTATGGTGGTGCGCGAACTCACTGGCGGGATTTACTTCGGTAAGCCTAAAGGGATTTTTGCCGCAGAAAATGGTGAAAAACGCGGTGTAAATACAATGGTTTACACCGAATCGGAAATTGAACGCATTGGGCGGGTAGCCTTTGAAGCAGCCCGGAAACGCGGTGGAAAACTTTGTTCGGTAGATAAAGCGAACGTATTAGAAGTCTCTCAGTTGTGGCGCGATCGCATCACCCAACTTTCACAAGAATATCCAGATATCGAACTCTCTCATTTATATGTAGATAATGCTGCTATGCAGTTAGTACGCGCTCCCAAGCAATTTGACACTATAGTTACAGGCAACTTGTTTGGTGATATTCTCTCTGATGCTGCTGCCATGCTCACAGGTAGTATTGGAATGTTACCCTCAGCTAGTTTGGGCGCTTCTGGGCCTGGTGTGTTTGAACCAGTTCATGGTTCCGCCCCAGATATTGCCGGACAGGATAAGGCAAATCCTTTAGCACAGGTTTTGAGTGCGGCGATGATGTTGCGCTACGGTTTAGACCAACCCAAAGCGGCAGATCACATCGAACAAGCCGTATTGCAAGTTTTAGAACAAGGCGATCGCACAGGGGACATAATTTCCCCAGGAAAAAATCTCCTTGGTTGCCGCGCTATGGGAGACTCACTCATTAAGGCTATTGAACAAAAATAA
- a CDS encoding ABC transporter ATP-binding protein: protein MVKELAICTRGLTKQFDRHVAVNDVDLEIQAGEVYGLIGPNGAGKTTLIRMLATAEEPTTGEIYINGDRLLRDKSNPKLKRRLGYLPDDYPLYEDLTVWDYLDYFARLYRLREPRRTQRLHEVLELIQLGNKRNSRISTLSRGMKQRLSLARTIIHEPILLLLDEPVSGLDPIARMHFREIIKALQEAGMTVIISSHVLSDLAELCTSVGIMELGFLVESTSLQQLYQRLAHQQIVISTLGNLETLLSELKHHHLVEEWEVIPGKNSVRVNFSGKDEDSAELLRSLIKAGIPLTDFHCIQEDLETIFLNLGHKQAS, encoded by the coding sequence ATGGTAAAAGAATTAGCAATTTGTACCCGTGGACTAACTAAGCAATTTGATCGCCATGTTGCTGTCAATGATGTGGATTTAGAAATCCAGGCGGGGGAAGTATATGGACTGATTGGGCCGAATGGCGCGGGTAAAACAACTCTCATCCGAATGTTGGCAACTGCTGAAGAACCAACTACGGGTGAGATTTATATTAATGGCGATCGCCTACTCCGTGACAAGAGTAATCCCAAACTCAAGCGTCGTCTAGGCTACTTACCCGATGACTACCCATTGTATGAAGATTTAACAGTCTGGGACTACCTAGATTATTTTGCGCGTCTTTATCGTTTACGAGAACCACGCCGCACTCAACGTCTACATGAAGTTTTAGAACTAATCCAACTTGGTAATAAACGCAATAGTCGGATTTCTACGCTGTCGCGGGGGATGAAACAGCGCTTAAGTTTAGCGCGAACGATTATCCACGAACCGATTTTACTACTACTGGATGAGCCTGTTTCTGGACTTGACCCCATTGCTAGAATGCACTTCCGCGAAATCATCAAGGCTTTACAAGAAGCTGGAATGACTGTCATCATTTCTTCCCACGTTCTCAGTGATTTAGCTGAACTCTGTACATCTGTGGGAATCATGGAACTTGGCTTTTTGGTAGAAAGTACTTCCCTACAGCAACTTTACCAACGTCTTGCCCATCAGCAAATTGTGATATCAACTCTGGGAAACTTAGAGACACTTTTGAGTGAACTTAAACATCATCATTTAGTAGAAGAGTGGGAGGTAATACCAGGAAAAAACAGCGTGCGGGTGAATTTTTCGGGCAAAGATGAAGATAGTGCTGAGTTGTTGCGATCGCTAATTAAAGCGGGCATTCCTCTGACTGATTTTCACTGCATACAAGAAGACTTAGAAACTATTTTCTTAAACTTAGGTCACAAACAAGCATCTTGA
- a CDS encoding ABC transporter permease subunit → MMLNLIDKIGDWNPQLFRELKGRLKIFNVAIAVATSLLLQMVVFLYQLREFPDDQYALTATYCRLRKVYELRQNQIYQQSNQPQIDDLNDFFSKNFCPQNEIDWQLWWRDHWEYIFLSLSVIFVFTLLVAGTYLLINDLAKEETRGTLNFIRLSPQSETSILTGKLLGVPSLVYLVILAAIPLHLWSGSSARIASSYIFSYYAILAASCIFFYSAALLFGLVTRWFSGFQPWLGSGAVLLFLFTTMVLASSYSNSLNNSTTWFRLFSPWDTTNYLFPNLFNLSKASPLKSLEFFYLPLGANIVSAVGFHLLNLGLCSYGIFQALKRCFRNSQALIISKKQSYLLVAFCQVMMWGFSLQHWNINSTLYNQVGQNLIFLVLYNLMLVLSLIAVLSPHRQDVQDWARYRHQGVSSHKNVWQDLIWAEKSPALVAIAINLTIITIPWLVWISLTSVFDTDHSPNWAGDNFDRLKVLLTIALSISLMMIYATITQLILLLKTPKRSFWAIGTISAVTFLPPMILEFIGMSSWKHPTVWLFSTFPWAAIEYSGATTIFMALLAELTVLALLNFQLTRQVRLAGESATKALLAGR, encoded by the coding sequence ATGATGCTCAATTTAATAGACAAAATCGGCGATTGGAATCCGCAACTATTCCGAGAACTCAAAGGACGCCTAAAAATTTTTAATGTCGCGATCGCAGTTGCAACATCCTTACTTCTACAAATGGTAGTTTTTTTATATCAGTTACGCGAGTTTCCTGATGATCAATACGCGCTAACTGCTACATACTGTCGTTTGCGCAAAGTATATGAACTACGACAAAACCAGATTTATCAGCAATCAAATCAACCTCAAATTGATGATTTGAATGATTTTTTCTCAAAGAATTTTTGTCCCCAAAACGAAATTGATTGGCAGCTATGGTGGCGAGATCACTGGGAATATATATTCCTCTCTTTGAGTGTAATTTTTGTATTTACCCTCTTAGTGGCGGGAACTTATTTGCTGATTAATGATTTAGCTAAAGAAGAAACTCGCGGCACACTGAATTTCATCCGTCTCAGTCCTCAATCAGAAACAAGTATATTGACTGGCAAGTTACTAGGAGTTCCGAGTTTAGTTTATCTCGTTATTTTAGCAGCAATTCCTTTACATCTGTGGTCTGGAAGTTCGGCAAGAATTGCATCTAGTTACATTTTTAGCTATTATGCAATTCTTGCTGCTAGTTGTATTTTCTTCTACAGTGCTGCATTACTATTTGGCTTAGTTACTCGTTGGTTTAGCGGTTTTCAGCCTTGGCTAGGTAGTGGTGCAGTTTTGCTTTTCTTGTTCACAACGATGGTACTGGCATCGTCTTATAGCAATAGTTTAAATAATTCAACTACTTGGTTTAGACTCTTTAGCCCTTGGGATACAACAAATTATCTATTTCCTAATTTGTTCAATCTGTCCAAGGCTTCTCCTCTGAAAAGTTTGGAATTCTTCTATTTACCATTAGGGGCAAATATTGTTAGTGCTGTTGGCTTTCATTTATTGAACTTGGGATTGTGCAGTTACGGAATTTTCCAAGCTCTTAAACGTTGTTTTCGTAATTCTCAAGCCTTAATAATCAGCAAGAAACAAAGTTATTTATTAGTAGCTTTTTGCCAGGTGATGATGTGGGGATTTAGCTTACAACATTGGAACATTAATTCCACCTTGTATAATCAGGTAGGGCAAAATTTAATTTTTCTGGTTCTATACAACTTGATGTTGGTTTTAAGCTTAATTGCAGTTCTTTCCCCTCACCGTCAAGATGTACAAGATTGGGCAAGATATCGACATCAGGGAGTTTCTAGTCACAAAAATGTTTGGCAGGATCTAATTTGGGCTGAAAAAAGCCCTGCACTCGTAGCGATCGCTATTAATTTGACAATTATTACTATTCCCTGGCTAGTTTGGATTTCACTTACATCTGTTTTTGATACAGACCATAGCCCAAATTGGGCAGGTGATAATTTTGACAGGCTGAAAGTATTGTTAACTATAGCTTTGTCTATCAGTTTAATGATGATTTACGCTACCATCACCCAATTGATACTTTTGCTCAAAACTCCTAAACGTTCTTTCTGGGCAATAGGTACTATAAGTGCAGTAACGTTCCTACCACCGATGATTCTAGAATTTATTGGTATGTCGTCGTGGAAACATCCTACTGTCTGGTTATTCTCAACTTTTCCTTGGGCAGCGATAGAATATTCTGGGGCGACAACAATTTTTATGGCACTTCTAGCCGAGTTGACTGTTTTAGCGTTGTTAAACTTCCAGTTGACAAGGCAGGTGAGGTTAGCAGGTGAATCTGCGACAAAAGCATTATTGGCGGGACGTTAA
- a CDS encoding pentapeptide repeat-containing protein — protein sequence MLNISTQDLRYTAIQFLEESRPQRLQILRQLGIARYEFLTKIRLNEANIICIMRFFKDPSQLKFPNLIGADLSGLILDGVNFIRANLSGANLQGSSLINADLLFANFTKADLRNADLQGATLNETIWLETLVDKCHLGVGTGLNNLQRQELQLRGARFNS from the coding sequence ATGTTAAATATCTCTACTCAAGACCTCCGCTACACAGCCATCCAGTTTTTAGAAGAAAGTCGCCCACAGCGTCTACAAATTCTTAGGCAACTGGGCATAGCTCGTTATGAGTTTTTAACTAAAATACGACTAAATGAAGCAAATATCATCTGTATAATGCGGTTTTTTAAAGATCCAAGTCAGCTAAAGTTTCCTAATCTTATCGGAGCCGATTTATCTGGTTTAATTTTAGATGGTGTAAACTTCATTCGAGCTAACTTATCAGGGGCAAATCTACAAGGTAGTAGTTTAATCAATGCAGACCTTTTATTTGCAAACTTTACGAAAGCCGACTTAAGAAATGCAGATTTACAAGGTGCAACTCTTAACGAGACTATTTGGTTGGAGACTCTAGTAGACAAGTGTCATCTTGGCGTAGGTACTGGTTTAAATAATCTGCAACGTCAAGAATTACAACTACGCGGAGCTAGATTTAATTCTTGA
- the purT gene encoding formate-dependent phosphoribosylglycinamide formyltransferase, giving the protein MSIKLPQKLMLLGSGELGKEVAIAAQRLGNYVIAVDRYANAPAMQVADAYEVISMLSADDLEAVVRKHQPNIIIPEIEAIRTEKLIEFEQRGITVIPTAAATNYTMNRDRIRELAHQKLGIRTAKYGYATTLEELIAISDEIGFSNVVKPVMSSSGKGQSVVQDRSEVEKAWNYAIANSRGDSQKVIVEEFINFEIEITLLTIKQWNAPTIFCFPIGHRQERGDYQESWQPAEISEEKILRAQEIAIKVTDALGGAGIFGVEFFITKDEVIFSELSPRPHDTGMVTLISQNLNEFELHLRAILDLPIPYIEQLGASASAVILASEKSDSIAFGGVADALSEKDVDIKLFGKPNAHPYRRMGVALAKGATVQEAREKATKAANKITII; this is encoded by the coding sequence ATGAGTATTAAGTTGCCCCAAAAATTGATGTTGCTGGGTTCAGGAGAACTAGGCAAAGAAGTCGCGATCGCAGCTCAACGTCTTGGTAATTATGTAATTGCTGTTGACCGCTATGCCAATGCTCCAGCGATGCAGGTTGCTGATGCTTATGAAGTTATTTCTATGCTCAGTGCTGATGATTTAGAAGCTGTAGTGAGAAAACATCAGCCAAATATTATTATACCAGAAATTGAAGCCATCAGAACCGAAAAACTAATCGAATTTGAGCAGCGAGGTATTACAGTTATACCGACTGCGGCTGCTACTAACTATACAATGAACCGCGACAGAATTAGGGAACTAGCACATCAAAAATTGGGCATCAGAACGGCTAAATATGGTTATGCGACAACTCTAGAAGAATTGATTGCGATTTCTGATGAAATTGGATTTAGTAATGTTGTTAAACCTGTTATGTCATCCTCTGGCAAAGGTCAGTCTGTAGTGCAGGATAGAAGTGAGGTTGAGAAGGCTTGGAATTATGCGATCGCTAATTCTAGAGGAGACAGTCAAAAGGTCATCGTAGAAGAATTTATTAACTTTGAAATTGAGATAACTTTACTGACAATTAAACAGTGGAATGCACCGACAATTTTTTGTTTTCCTATTGGTCATCGCCAAGAACGAGGAGATTATCAAGAATCGTGGCAACCCGCAGAAATTTCTGAAGAGAAGATATTAAGAGCGCAAGAAATAGCTATAAAAGTCACTGACGCATTAGGAGGAGCCGGAATTTTTGGTGTTGAATTTTTCATTACCAAAGATGAAGTGATTTTTTCGGAACTTTCTCCCAGACCACACGATACGGGAATGGTGACATTAATCTCACAAAATCTCAATGAATTTGAACTACATCTGCGAGCTATTTTAGACTTGCCAATTCCTTATATAGAACAGTTAGGGGCATCAGCTAGTGCGGTAATTTTAGCATCAGAAAAATCTGATTCTATTGCTTTTGGTGGTGTAGCTGATGCTTTATCAGAAAAAGATGTAGATATTAAATTATTTGGAAAACCGAATGCTCATCCTTATCGGCGAATGGGCGTAGCTTTAGCGAAAGGTGCAACTGTCCAAGAGGCTAGAGAAAAAGCTACTAAAGCCGCAAATAAAATCACAATTATCTAA